The following are from one region of the Paenibacillus sp. KS-LC4 genome:
- a CDS encoding copper amine oxidase N-terminal domain-containing protein, giving the protein MKKLGSLRKGVVLLLSLVLVFVAGCQAISGVDLNKAITNSLKVTSYEGEQTLSLQLKMSEEELENMDEDELAMMKLLNNAKLELTNIKVQDDTHVSYSGKLLLADTISIGFSLKMSDTTAVVEIEGAKQPFVLDMSEAGLPSLMGISGAIGQSVTGGPPDASLVELGKEIIDAVSGYFINHLPNPDQISVNAVQDTINGQAVSLMKVHTELDGPAIWTWIKKYVDVLVSDRAGLDKMVKGFVEVLASHPEVWEAIGEVNPFDQPVVLDGPTQEDTIKELADSLAEELAYFQEELQAIEEEEDGILLDSLFNKATTLKTDVYVDSNLDIRKQVVEANILLGDIEPETQMSIVIRSESQKWNVNGAVKADAPVVSENAINLDDMYGLNGYETLQWFDKSSHAYDLLKNTFHVGVQTVELYTQDYGNPPIITPSNITLVPLRDVAEQLGATISYNKKTKQLTLFDKATDTTIIVKNGSDAAIVNGKSVKWAYPATTVNGTVYVSARNLAKSLGATLKWDSYYNSEKYLIIEREVG; this is encoded by the coding sequence TTGAAAAAGCTGGGGAGCTTAAGAAAAGGGGTCGTCTTGCTGCTGTCTTTGGTGCTTGTGTTTGTTGCAGGCTGTCAGGCTATTAGCGGTGTCGATCTAAATAAGGCGATTACGAACTCGCTTAAGGTTACTTCTTATGAGGGCGAGCAAACGTTGTCGCTGCAATTAAAAATGAGTGAAGAAGAGCTTGAAAATATGGACGAAGATGAACTTGCGATGATGAAATTGCTCAACAACGCAAAGCTTGAGCTGACAAATATTAAAGTACAGGATGACACGCATGTATCGTACAGCGGCAAGCTTCTGCTTGCTGACACGATTTCTATTGGTTTTTCCCTCAAAATGTCCGATACAACGGCCGTCGTAGAAATTGAAGGGGCGAAGCAGCCCTTTGTTCTGGACATGAGCGAGGCGGGCCTGCCTTCCTTAATGGGCATTTCTGGCGCGATTGGCCAGTCCGTAACGGGTGGTCCGCCAGACGCCTCGCTCGTTGAGCTGGGCAAAGAAATTATTGATGCAGTAAGCGGCTATTTTATTAATCATCTGCCTAATCCCGATCAAATTTCAGTAAATGCGGTGCAGGATACGATTAATGGCCAGGCGGTATCCTTGATGAAGGTTCATACGGAACTTGATGGTCCTGCTATATGGACTTGGATTAAAAAATATGTCGATGTTCTCGTAAGCGATCGTGCTGGTCTGGACAAAATGGTTAAAGGTTTTGTAGAAGTGCTTGCCAGCCATCCGGAAGTATGGGAAGCGATTGGTGAAGTCAATCCTTTTGACCAACCGGTTGTGCTTGATGGTCCTACACAAGAGGATACGATTAAAGAACTCGCAGACAGCCTTGCAGAAGAGCTTGCATACTTTCAGGAGGAGCTGCAAGCGATAGAGGAAGAGGAGGACGGCATTCTCCTTGATTCTTTATTCAATAAGGCTACGACACTGAAGACAGACGTTTACGTGGACAGCAATTTGGACATACGCAAGCAAGTAGTCGAGGCAAACATTTTGCTTGGCGATATCGAGCCTGAGACGCAAATGAGCATTGTCATTCGCTCCGAGAGTCAAAAATGGAATGTAAACGGAGCAGTGAAGGCGGATGCTCCAGTCGTAAGCGAGAATGCCATTAATTTGGATGATATGTATGGCCTGAATGGCTATGAAACGCTGCAATGGTTTGACAAAAGCTCACATGCTTATGATCTGTTAAAAAATACGTTCCATGTGGGCGTTCAGACGGTAGAGCTTTATACACAGGATTATGGCAATCCGCCCATTATAACCCCTTCGAATATTACGCTTGTTCCTTTGCGTGATGTGGCGGAGCAGCTTGGCGCTACGATTTCATACAATAAGAAGACGAAGCAGCTGACGCTATTCGATAAGGCGACTGATACGACGATTATAGTGAAAAATGGAAGTGACGCCGCTATTGTGAACGGCAAGTCGGTCAAGTGGGCTTATCCGGCAACTACGGTAAACGGAACGGTCTATGTTTCAGCCCGCAACCTTGCGAAGTCGCTTGGCGCAACTCTGAAATGGGATTCTTATTATAACTCAGAGAAATATTTAATCATTGAACGTGAAGTTGGATAA